TTTACCATGTTGAATTGGTTTCTTCTCTTCTTGTGTCTGAATTTCAACTTCTTTTTTAGAGGAATCAATCTTTTCATTATTCGCTAAAATCGATTCTGAAGAATGAACTGTATTAGAATCTGATTGAATTTCTTGCGGATTATTTTGTTCCTGATGATTTACAAATTCTTTTGGTCGATCATCTTTCGATTGATTCGAGAATAAATAAATTGATGTAGAAACCGTAAATAACGCCACAACCGCAGCAGACAACCACCATTTAAAATTTGATTTTTGTGGTGATGGAGCGACATCCATACGAGCTTGAATTCTGTCCCACGCATCATGAGAAGGATTCAATTCACGATTTTCTAAATCGTCTTTTATATAGTTTGATATTTTATCGTTGTTTTTCATTTGTCATTTTCTTTTTACTTAGAACAATTTCTTTCAGTTTTGCCTTTGCTCGAAACAATTGCGTTTTGCTGGTCGACACCGAAATATTCAGCATTTCTGAAATTTCTTGATGCGAATAATCTTCGAGAATATGAAGATTAAACACCAATCGATAAGGTTCTGAAAGTTGATCTAACACCTCTTGCACATTAAAATTTAACCACGTTTCTTCTACTTCTTCATCTGCTTCATCATAATTAGAAACTCTTACATCATCAACATAAATCAATGTTTTATTTGCACGTAAAAAAGTTAAACATTCGTTGACCATGATTCGACGCATCCAACCTTCGAAACTTCCTTTATTTTGAAATTTCTCGATATGATTAAAGACTTTACAAAAACCATTAATCATACAATCTTCTGCATAATGCATGTCTTCGATATAGCTTCTACAAACGCTCAGCATCTTTTTGGAGCTTTGTTCGTAGAGTTCTTTTTGCGCCAAAGCATCGTTCTTTTTTAGTCGATCGACTAAAATTTCTTCTTTACTTTTTCGATTTAGTACAAATAATTTCACGTGTGTTAATTGCTTTCTTACTTAATAGACTCAAGGTTTGTAAAAAGGTTACAGAAAATTAAACATTTTTTTTGAAATGATTTGATATAGAACGAAAAAAGCTCGCAATTAGCGAGCTTTTTAATCATATTTATCTAAAATAAATTTATTTCTGAAACGAATCTTTATTCAATTCGTATAATATTTTAAGACCTTTTATTGTGTGTAAACGATCATCAATATCAATTTTATCTGTCAACGATTTGTAAACGCCACCAACTCCTCCTGTCGAAATCACATAACATTGTTCTCCTTCTTCGGCATTGATACGATCAATCATTCCTTCAACCATACTCAAAAAACCATAAACCATTCCTGATTGCATGCAAGATTCTGTATCAGATCCTAAAACAGTTTTAGGCGCTTTCAGTTCTACTGTTGGTAATTGAGCCGTTTCTCCTACCAATGAATTTAAGGCAGTTATAATTCCAGGAGCAATCACTACTCCACCGACATTTGCCGATTCGTCAATCCCTAAAAAAGTTAACGCTGTACCAAAATCAATCACGATTTTCTTGCCTTTGTAGTCTTGATAATGTGCTGCCACTGCATTCGCATACAAATCTGTTCCCATTTGGTTTGACTTATGCTTGATTGCTGATGGCGTATTACGATCCACAACCATTGGTTTGAACTTGTGAATTTTTTGTAAAGCAATCTTAACACTTGCTGTAAGTGGTGGCACAACCGAACCAATCACAATATCTGTAATATCATATTTCTCAATTCCGAAAGGTTCGTACATGTTCGAGAATTTTGCAAAAAATTCGTATTCGGTACGATAAGGTTTTGAATTGATTGTCCATGTAATAATCTCCGTTTCACTTTTGAAAACCGCGAAACGAAGATTAGTATTTCCAATATTTACTGCTAATAACATTATTTTGTAAATACGTTATTTTTATCATTTACATCTGCCAAACGTTTTGTTGGATCGATGGTAACTTGTTTAACTTCTTTTGAAACTTTAACGTCATATGTTGGTTTTGTCCAGAACCAATCTTCTAAAATCGTTCTTTTAGCACCTTGATATTCCACTAAATTTTCTGCTGGTTTTTCTCCACGCATTTCACGTAAAGGAATGTAAAATAATTCTTTCGAACCATCTGTATATTCAACCAATAAATCTATCGGCATTGCAAAATCTGATTTATTTGCAATTGTGATTGTATTTCCGTTTACAGCTTCTACAGCGTAATCAATTTTGCGTGTTGTATTGATAAATAAGTTGAAGTACCATTTTAAATTAATTCCAGAAACTTCTTCTGCAACACGTTTGAAATCGTTAGCGGTTGGATGTTTAAATTTCCATTGGTTATAGAATTCTAAAAATGTTTTGTCTAAATTATCTTGCCCAATAATATATCCTAACTGAATTGCTAAAACTTGACCTTTATAATATGCTTCTAATGAATACGCATAGTTTGTGTTGTAGTAATCTGCTAATAAACTTGCAGGTTCTTCTTTCCCTGATAATGCTAAATTGATGTAACCTTTTGATGCATCTAAATTAGGATTTGATGGTAAAGTTGCTTGCTTTCCGAATACTTGTAAAGAAGCTAAATTTTCGATGTAAGATGTGAAACCTTCATCAAACCATTCGTCAACCGTTTCGTTGATTCCAAATAAATGTTGGTACCAAGAATGCGCTGCCTCGTGGTAAATAACTCCTACCAAAGAAGCTAAATTTCTTTCTCCTGTAATCAACGTTGCAGTTCCGTATTCCATACCACCATCACCACCTTGTACTACTGTATATGTTGGCCAAGGATATGCTCCGAATTTTTCTCCAGCATAATCAAAAAAACCAGTTGTGTAAGGCATTGCCTCTTTCCAAACTTTTGTAGTTTTTTCGCCTGGTTTGTACACGAAATATACTTTTACACCTCCTTTAGATGTAGCCTCATCTACAACAAATTTTTTGTCTGCAGCCCAAGCAAAATCGTGAATATTTGTTGCTTTAAAATTCCAAGAAGCACGTCCGTTTTTCTCTACAATTTTTGCATTTTTATCATAACCTTTTACTTCTTTCGGGTTTTGTAACACTCCAGATGAACCAATTACATAGTCTTTTCCAATATTGATTGTTACATCAAAATCACCAAAAGGCGCAATAAATTCGCGTCCAACATATTCGTCTAAATGCCATCCGAAATCATCAAATTGAGCCATTTTAGGGTACCATTGAGTCATCGAATACGCTACACCTTCTTTCGAATTACGTCCAGAGCGACGAATTTGCTCAGGAACTTGTGCTTCCCAAACCATATCAAATGTTGTTGATTCTCCAGCTTTAATTGGCGTTGCTAATGTTACTTCTAAGATTGTTCCATCAACTTTATACGAAGTAGCTTTACCATTTTGAGTTAACGAAATAATTTTTTGGTAACCCATATTGTCTTTCCCTAAAGTTGCGATACGCGATTCTAATTTAGGATTTTCTTTTGTTCCGATATTATTTACCATTCGCTTGTCTGGATCTGCAATATTTGCTAAACGATAATCCATCATCGATTTAGGTTGGAAGGCATTAAAATATAAATGAAAGTACACCTTGTTCAAGCTTTGACCTGAGTTGTTTGTGTATTTCAATTTCATTTTCCCATCGTATTGATACAAATCGTCTTTGATATCAATCGTCATTTTATAATCTACCTTTTGTTGCCAATATCCTTTGCGCTGAGCGAAAACAAATTGCACCAAACATAAGCAGATTAATAATGTAAATTTTCTCATTCTAACAGTATTATTAAACTTCAACTTCAAAAATACAAAAAAGCTTGAAACAAGTCGGTTTTGTTTCAAGCTTTTGCTTACTTTAAACAATCAAACTCTACTCTTATCAAGTCTAATAATTCTTTTAGAGATATTAATTCATTGTTTTAAACAAAAAAGCTCGTTTCAAATAACTTGAAACGAGCTTTTTAAAATAATAAATAATAAAAAACTATATAATAATCATTTCACAATTACCACATTGGTGTTTGTAAAAATGACGATAATATTCCTGGAAAAATTCCCATTACAATCAAGATAACCATTCCGATTACTAAAAGGAAATTTGTTAAGCCATCTTGTGTTTTTAATTTATTTTTCCCTTTTTTGAAATACATATAGTTGATGATTTTGAAGTAATAATACATACTCAAAACTGCCATAACTAATGCTATTACAATCAAAAATAAATTTTTCTCATTTGTTCCACCAATACTCAACGCCATGAATTTCGCAAAGAAACCTCCTGTTAACGGAATACCTGCTAATGAAATCAATGAAATTGTCATTGCTGCAGCCAAAACTGGATTTGCTTTTCCTAAACCAATGAAACTTTCAAAATTTGGATTTTTGAATTGATCAATTGTATAGAAAATAATAAAATTCGCAATTGTATAAGCAATTGTATAGAACATCAATGCTTCTTTTGAAGCTGAGTTGATATTAAATAAAACAAATAGCATGAAACCTGCTTGCGCGATTGATGAATAAGCCATCAAACGTTTGACAGATTTTTGAGAAACTGCTCCAAAATTCCCGATAAACAACGTCAAAATAATGATTGACGCTAATAATAAACGGTAATACTCGGCATATTCTACATGTATTGGGAAAGATTTTAAGACTAAAATAAATCCTAAAAATGATCCTCCTTTGATAATTGTCGACATAAATGATGTGAACACTGTTGGTGTTCCATCGTAAACATCTGGTGTCCATGCATGGAAAGGTGCGGCAGAAACTTTGAAACAAAATGCGAAGATGATTAAACACCATCCAGCGTAATAAATAGTTTCGAAATCTTTGTTATAGTTCACCAATTGGTCAACCATAAAAGTTCCTGTTGCGCCATACAAAAATGTAACCCCCAGCATCAAAATCCCTGTTGAGAAAGCTCCCATCAAGAAGTATTTTACAGATGCTTCTGTACTTTTTATACTTTCCTTATTGACACCTGCAAGAATGTACATCGGAATTGACATTAATTCGATTCCTAAGAACATAATGACCAAGTTGTGGAATTGTGCTAAAACGGCGATTCCTGTAAAAGAGAAGAAAATCAAGGCATAATATTCTGCTACATGCTTTCCTACTTTCTCAAACGAATCTTTGTTCAACAATAAGTAAAAAATTGCCAGTCCAGCCAATGCGATAAAGAAGGAAACGCCATAAAGCGATTGTCCAATCATATTATCGAATTTTCCTGCGAACATTGAGCAACCTTTCAAATCGAAAATTCCTCCTACAATCATTCCGAAAAACAGAACAACCGAAAGAATATTTAAGGCACGATTATTCTTGATGTAGAATCCACTAAACATCAAAATAATACCTGAAAGTGCTGATAAAATAATCGTATTCATATCTATTTATTCAAAAATGATTAATGTGCTAATAAATTAAAAATTGGTGTTGGATAAACGCCTAAAATGATTATCAAGATTGCGATTACAGAAATAACTGCAATTGGTCCAAAATCTCTTTTTTGAGCATCTCTGTGTTTGATGTTTTTTACTTCTCCAAACAATAATGCACTTGATAATCTCAACGTGTAAACGGCAGATAAAATAACACCTAAACATGCAACCACGCATAAAACTGGATTATGTGTAAATAATGCTGAAAGCATCATAAATTCTCCGATAAATGCACTTGTTAATGGTAAAGCAATATTTGCTAAACCAAAAATCATAAACAAGATTGACAATGAAGGATCAACTTTTGCTAAACCACCTATCGATTTAATGTCTGTCAACTCATATTTTCTTTCCATTACATCTACACATAACCATAATCCAAGAACAACTAAACCATGCGAAAACATTTGGAAATAAGCACCTGTTACACCATTTGCTAATTCTGAAAATAACGATACAAAAATTAAAGCCAAATGCGCAATCGAACTATACGCAATAATTTTCTTTACATTTTTTGTGCTCAAAGCGATTAACGAAGCGTAAACTAATCCGAAAATTGCGACGTACATAATGTATTCGAATAATTCAGAAATCGTTGGAAACATTCCTAAATACCAAGTTACCACAGCAAATAATCCCATTTTTGCCATCAAAGCAGAAAGAACAACTGTTAATGGAGTTGGCGATGTTTTGTAAATCGTTGGTTGCCATGTATGAAATGGAAAGATTGGAATTTTAATTACAAAAGCGATTAAGAATAACAATGCTAACGCGGTGTTTGTTGAATATTGTGGTCCTGTTACTTGTACGATATCCGTTAATAAAAACGAAGTTGGTTGTAAGAAAAATCCGATGTAAATAATTCCAGCTAACATAAACATCGATCCTAAAATCGTGTATAAGAAAAATGTCATATTTGCGCGAATTTTGTCTTTTCCAATTCCGAATAATCCAATTAAGAAATAGACTGGAATCAAAACAACTTCCCAGAAGAAATAGAATAAAATTAAATCTTCTGCTAAGAAAACTCCATTTAAACCAGCTAAAGTGATTAGCAATAATCCGTAGAATGTATTGCTATATTTTTGTTTTGTTGTTGCCAAATAAACAAAAAGAGCGAAGTAAGTAAGGTTCGTTAATAAAATCATTAAACCTCCTAAACCTTGAGCATTTAACGCAAAATAAGTTTTAACGCTGTTGAAATTGAACCATTGTGTTTGGTATGTTAACTCGTTTGTTCCTCCTTGACAACTGATAAACAAGTATAACGCTAACAATGCTCCGCCAACGAATGCTCCTAACCATCTTTGTGGTTTTTGTCCTTGCATTAATAGCATAAAAACTCCTACTATTAATGGTAATATGATAAATAAAGATAAAAGCATTACTAACCTATTTTGAAATTAAATATCCCATAAAAAAGATAGCTATACCTGCAACGATTCCGAAAACCATCAACAAAATATAGAATCCTACATTTCCGTTTTGTAGCTGACGTACATTTTTTGATGCGCGACCAGAAACAGTTCCAACTCCTAAAACAAAAGCTGCAATACCTGCTTTTTCTACATATTTTTTCAAGACATCGCCTAACTCAAACAATGGCTTTACAATTGCATTGTCGTATAATTCGTCGATGTACCATTTATCTTCAAAGAATTTTGCAATTCCTGTCGCTTCTCCATCTACATAATTGGTGTATTTCTTAATTGCAAAATAAATTGCTCCAAGTACACAAATTAATAAAGCGCCCATCATCATCCATTCTGTTGCATGAGAAACAGGATGTACTTCTCCGATAGAAACAACTCCACCTAAGAAAGTTTGCAACTTATGTCCATCTTGCATAAATAAAGCTGGAATTCCAATATAACCTGCAATAACAGAAAGAACTGCTAAAATGATTAATGGAATTGTCATTGCTGCTGGGCTTTCGTGCGGATGAGCATCTTTGCTTCGTAAATCGCCTAAGAAAGTC
This portion of the Empedobacter stercoris genome encodes:
- a CDS encoding M1 family metallopeptidase, whose protein sequence is MRKFTLLICLCLVQFVFAQRKGYWQQKVDYKMTIDIKDDLYQYDGKMKLKYTNNSGQSLNKVYFHLYFNAFQPKSMMDYRLANIADPDKRMVNNIGTKENPKLESRIATLGKDNMGYQKIISLTQNGKATSYKVDGTILEVTLATPIKAGESTTFDMVWEAQVPEQIRRSGRNSKEGVAYSMTQWYPKMAQFDDFGWHLDEYVGREFIAPFGDFDVTINIGKDYVIGSSGVLQNPKEVKGYDKNAKIVEKNGRASWNFKATNIHDFAWAADKKFVVDEATSKGGVKVYFVYKPGEKTTKVWKEAMPYTTGFFDYAGEKFGAYPWPTYTVVQGGDGGMEYGTATLITGERNLASLVGVIYHEAAHSWYQHLFGINETVDEWFDEGFTSYIENLASLQVFGKQATLPSNPNLDASKGYINLALSGKEEPASLLADYYNTNYAYSLEAYYKGQVLAIQLGYIIGQDNLDKTFLEFYNQWKFKHPTANDFKRVAEEVSGINLKWYFNLFINTTRKIDYAVEAVNGNTITIANKSDFAMPIDLLVEYTDGSKELFYIPLREMRGEKPAENLVEYQGAKRTILEDWFWTKPTYDVKVSKEVKQVTIDPTKRLADVNDKNNVFTK
- a CDS encoding complex I subunit 4 family protein, translating into MLLSLFIILPLIVGVFMLLMQGQKPQRWLGAFVGGALLALYLFISCQGGTNELTYQTQWFNFNSVKTYFALNAQGLGGLMILLTNLTYFALFVYLATTKQKYSNTFYGLLLITLAGLNGVFLAEDLILFYFFWEVVLIPVYFLIGLFGIGKDKIRANMTFFLYTILGSMFMLAGIIYIGFFLQPTSFLLTDIVQVTGPQYSTNTALALLFLIAFVIKIPIFPFHTWQPTIYKTSPTPLTVVLSALMAKMGLFAVVTWYLGMFPTISELFEYIMYVAIFGLVYASLIALSTKNVKKIIAYSSIAHLALIFVSLFSELANGVTGAYFQMFSHGLVVLGLWLCVDVMERKYELTDIKSIGGLAKVDPSLSILFMIFGLANIALPLTSAFIGEFMMLSALFTHNPVLCVVACLGVILSAVYTLRLSSALLFGEVKNIKHRDAQKRDFGPIAVISVIAILIIILGVYPTPIFNLLAH
- a CDS encoding NADH-quinone oxidoreductase subunit N produces the protein MNTIILSALSGIILMFSGFYIKNNRALNILSVVLFFGMIVGGIFDLKGCSMFAGKFDNMIGQSLYGVSFFIALAGLAIFYLLLNKDSFEKVGKHVAEYYALIFFSFTGIAVLAQFHNLVIMFLGIELMSIPMYILAGVNKESIKSTEASVKYFLMGAFSTGILMLGVTFLYGATGTFMVDQLVNYNKDFETIYYAGWCLIIFAFCFKVSAAPFHAWTPDVYDGTPTVFTSFMSTIIKGGSFLGFILVLKSFPIHVEYAEYYRLLLASIIILTLFIGNFGAVSQKSVKRLMAYSSIAQAGFMLFVLFNINSASKEALMFYTIAYTIANFIIFYTIDQFKNPNFESFIGLGKANPVLAAAMTISLISLAGIPLTGGFFAKFMALSIGGTNEKNLFLIVIALVMAVLSMYYYFKIINYMYFKKGKNKLKTQDGLTNFLLVIGMVILIVMGIFPGILSSFLQTPMW
- a CDS encoding RNA polymerase sigma factor, with the translated sequence MKLFVLNRKSKEEILVDRLKKNDALAQKELYEQSSKKMLSVCRSYIEDMHYAEDCMINGFCKVFNHIEKFQNKGSFEGWMRRIMVNECLTFLRANKTLIYVDDVRVSNYDEADEEVEETWLNFNVQEVLDQLSEPYRLVFNLHILEDYSHQEISEMLNISVSTSKTQLFRAKAKLKEIVLSKKKMTNEKQR
- a CDS encoding type III pantothenate kinase, which encodes MLLAVNIGNTNLRFAVFKSETEIITWTINSKPYRTEYEFFAKFSNMYEPFGIEKYDITDIVIGSVVPPLTASVKIALQKIHKFKPMVVDRNTPSAIKHKSNQMGTDLYANAVAAHYQDYKGKKIVIDFGTALTFLGIDESANVGGVVIAPGIITALNSLVGETAQLPTVELKAPKTVLGSDTESCMQSGMVYGFLSMVEGMIDRINAEEGEQCYVISTGGVGGVYKSLTDKIDIDDRLHTIKGLKILYELNKDSFQK